ATGCTCGTGTTCGAATCGGGCTCGATGAGTCCGAAAATCACGACCGGAGCGGCCGCTCTCGCTGTCAAAACAGACGCGGACGACCTCGCTCCCGGGGACGTCGTCAGCGTGACGGACTCGGCTGGACGACGCATCACCCATCGGATCGTCGCCGCCGACGAGATCGCAGACGGCAGCAATGATGTCACGTTGACCCTTCAGGGGGATGCGAACCTTCATCCTGATGACGAGACATACCGTGTCGCCGAAGCGGACCGTGTCATCTGGAGTGCCAATGGGCTCGGATACGTGATCTCCGCTCTGTCGAGTCCGATCTCGATCTTCACAGCGGGAGGCAGCGCCGCGCTGCTGTGCGCTATCGTATTCCGGCGCCGCAGCCGCACGGAAAACATCACACCATCGGACCACCATACGAACACCGACCTGGTGCGACGAGGGCAGGGCACGTTCGTCTCTTCCGAGGGAGTGCCCTCAACGACAGAGCTGGATCACGACGGGCCGTCAGCCCGGTCCGTCGCATCCCGTCTCCGTGCACGTTCCCGTGCGATCACCGGAGGGGCGGCCGTCGCCGTAGCCATCGGGGTACTCGCAGCATCCGGCAGCACAGCATCTCTGACGACTCCCACGCTCGCGGCATTCTCAGACCAGGCGAGCGTGACGTCAGCAGTGGCGACCGGTACGATCCCCGATCCTCCGGTGAGCTTCGTCTGCACGAATGGCAGCTTTCTCAGCGGCTACGTGGACGTCACATGGCAGTCATGGAGCGACGCGCCGATCGGCTACGGCTACCAGGTCGTTGCAACATCCGCTGACGGCGCGACGACGATTAAGACCTGGGACGTCTCGGGAACGACGCTGCCGATCAATCGCAGTGACTTTCCCGCCTCGGGCGACTATCTTGTGTCGCTCCGGGGAACGGATGCCGCCACCGGCTGGGTCTCACACACAGGCCCCACCGTCGAGGTCAGAGCCGGCGGGGCCACATGGGAGCTCAATTGCGCGTAATGGTGAGCCGGTGAGCACACGCGCCGCGCCTGAGCTTGCTGACCGTTACGACGTGAGGTCAGCGATCGTCGGCCGACCGGCGATCTCGTCGATCACGTCGTCTCCGGGAAACGCATCGACGATCGGGGCGTCGATCTCTGCACGACTCAACAGGTCTTCCATACGACGACGACGGTTTCGCGGGATCACTGTGACCACGCGTCCCGTCTTGCCCGCGCGCCCCGTGCGGCCCGAGCGGTGCAGGTACGTCTTGTACTCGTCGGGCATGTCGGCCTGGATCACAAGCGTGATGTCGTCGACATGGATGCCGCGCGCGGCAACGTCCGTGGCGACGAGCACCTTCACCCGACCAGAGGTGAGACGTTCGAGGTTGCGCTGACGGCGGCCCTGGCTGAGGTCACCGTGAAGGGCGACGGCTCGCACTCCCGTGTCTTCGAGCTCGTCGACGAGCTGCTCGGCATAGGCGCGGGTGCGAGTGAAGATCAGTGTCTTCTCGTCGCGGTCTGCAAGCTCAGAGAGCAGCTGCACCTTGTCTTCGCGCAGGGCAACGAGCACGCGGTGGTCGATGCTGCCGGAGTCCTGGTCTTCGCCGGCGACTTCGTGCACCGTCGGGTCGACGAGAAATTCCGTGACGAGCGCTGCGACGCCGGTGTCGAGGGTCGCCGAGAACAGCAGCTTCTGGCCCGCGGGGGCCGTACGCCGCAGAATGCGCTGCACCGGCTCGAGGAACCCGAGGTCGCACATGTGGTCGGCCTCGTCGAGCACCGATACTTTCACGTCTGACAAATCGAGGCGACCCTGCTCAATGAGGTCTTCAATGCGGCCAGGTGTGCCGATCACGATGTCGACGCCGCGCTTCAGCGCACCGACCTGGCGGCCTTGGGGAACGCCGCCATAGATCTGCGTGGTGAAAAGGCCAACGCTGCGAGCGATCGGCTGAACCGTACGGTCAATCTGCAAGGCGAGCTCGCGGGTCGGAGCGAGAATGAGGGCACGAGGCTTGCGACCCATGTCACGCTTTGTTCCGCCGCGGTTCTCAAGCAGCCGCTCGACGAGCGGTGCACCGAACGCGATGGTCTTACCGCTGCCTGTTCGGCCACGACCGAGAACATCTTTACCCGCGAGAACGTCGGGGATCGTCGCGGCTTGAATCGGGAAGGGGGATGCAGCGCCGAGCTCGCCGAGCGTGCGAACGATGTTCTCGCCAAGGCCGAGGTCACCGAAGCTCACACCTTCGACGTCCGATGCCTGAATGGCTTCCGCTTCGAGTCTCTCGAGCACCACGTCGTCGTGAGGAGTAAAGTGCTGCGGCGTCTCGCGCGGCGCAAACGAATCACGACGTTGCGGGCGGTCGTCGCGACTGGCACGACGCTGGGGCCGCTCGCTGCGGTCAATGTCGCGCCTCTGGGGACGCTCATCGCGGTCGAACTGACGCCTCTGTGGTCGCTCACCGTTGTCAAACCGCCGCTGTGGGCGGTCGTTGCGGTCGAACTGCCGACGCTGAGGCCGCTCATCGCGATCGCTGCGACGATGCGGCCGGTCATCACGATCAAATCGACGCGGCGGCCGGTCATCTCGGCTATCCCGACGCTGTGGGCGGTCATCACGCTGAAACCGCGAACCGCGAGAATCTCTGTCGTCACGGCGCGGGCGATCCTCCCTGTCGAACTGCCGGCGCGGCCGACCATCTCTGTTGTCCCGACGCTGCGGACGCTCATCGCGATCGAAGCGACGCTGCGGTTGCTCGTCACGACGGTCACCAGCGCGACGCTGTTCGGCGCGCTCAGCACGCTCGGCGGCATCCCAGCGTTCCTTCTTCGGGGATTCCTCCGGCGTACGGTATCCGCGGTGCCCTGGGCTGCGACTGCCCGGTCTCGGGCCGCCCTTCTTCGCCTGGTGAGCGCGACGGTTGGCCATGTAGTCGGGGTCGAAATTGCGGGCGGGACGTCCGCCTGCGGGCTTCTTATTCTTGGGCATTGTGAGCTTTCCGGGTTGTTCTCGCGCATGAAAGGTACAAACCGCGCGCTGATTGACGCGGTATTCAAAACCCGGGCGTTCAGTGGCCGGGACCGTTCACATCGTGTGTGTGTTCGCATCTCGTTCTCGAGAGGAATCCGGCCCAACAGACTTACAAACCCATCCGCACACGGTGTTTTTTGCACATGCACGGTGTCCAGAGCCGACTTTCTAACATTAGTTCGATTTACCTGTGAATGGGCATTGAAACCCGTATTCGAACGCGCCTACTATCGTCTCGGCGCATGTGCGCGTATGGTGACACCCAACTAGTCCTTATGGACAGGGCGGACAGGTCACAAGCCTGCCCCAGAGAGAAAGGCGTCACCATGAATTTCATTGCATTTCTCATTCTCGGACTCATCGCCGGTGCCATCGCAAAGATGATCCTGCCTGGCAAACAGGGCGGCGGCTGGATCGTCACCCTCCTCCTCGGGGTCGTCGGCGCCTTCCTCGGCGGGTGGCTCGGCAACATGATCTTCGGGGTCGGTGTTGACGAGTTCTGGAGCATTTCCAGCTGGCTCCTCGCCATCGGCGGCGCGATCATCGTGCTGCTCATCTGGGGCTTGATCTTCGGCCGGAAGAGCAAGACCGCATAGTCGCTACTCAATCGCGCTGAATGCGACCCCCGGGGTTCACCCCCGGGGGTCGCATTGTGTTGTCGCGTTCATACCGTCGAGCGATGCCGGGCAAACACGTCGCGTGACAGGATGTTTGCATGGTTCAGGAGCGCACTTTCCCCCTCTGGCTGTGGATAACCGTCGGCAGCGTCTCCGTCACGCTGTACTCCATTGCGGTTCCGGTCAACGCGGTTCTCTATCAGGTTCCCGTCGCTATCGCCTTCGTGCTGTCGGCGTTCACCGCGGGCTCACTCCCCCTCGCGCTGCGCATGCCCCGCACCGCGATCGCGCTGTTCTCCCTCGGCCTTCTCGGCAATGGCATACTCTCCGGCCACGATCGCGACCCGTTCTGGCCCGGCCCCGTTCCCGTTCTCGAGATCATCACCCTTGCCCTCTTCATCGCACTTATCGTTTACAGCCGCGGCTGGAAACTTGCAGCAATAGCGTGGCTCATCGCGGCCGCCGTGGCTGTCTCGCTGCCACCGCTCTCGGGGCGCAATTCGTCCCCGGCATACACGGGTGCCGAGACGGCAGACCTCATCGTCACATTCTCGATCGCGGCAGCAGCGTACGTGATCGCGCTGCTCATCGCCGGCCGAGCCACGATTCGAGACGAGCTCGCGCGGGAAAAGGAGGTATCTGCAGAGGAACAGGCCCGTCGACAACTCATCGAGGAGCGTTCACGCATTGCCCGAGAGCTGCACGACGTCGTCGCTCACAGCATGTCAGTCATCCAGGTGCAGGCTTCCACGGCGAAATACCGACTCACTGATCTCGACGTGCCTGTCGTCGCGGAGTTCGACGACATTGCGGCATCCGCCCGATCAGCGCTTGCCGAGATGCGCCGTCTGCTCGGAACGCTCCGCCCCGATGGTCAGGATGCCGAGAGGATGCCGCAGCGAACGATCGGGGACATTCCAGGACTTGTCGAAGGTACTCGCCGCTCCGGCATCGGCATTGACCTCAGCATCGACGACGATTTGCGCGGCGCGCCGCTCTCGGCGCAGGTGGCGGTATTCCGCATTGTGCAGGAGGCCATCAGCAACGCGCTGAGGCATGCGCCGGGGTCACGTATCAGCGTCAGCGTTGCACGCAGCAACACCTCGGGCCTTGTCATCTCCGTCATCAATTCAGCACCGCTTTCAGCTCCCGTGGATGCCGCGGGAGGCGGTCACGGGATCATCGGAATGCGCGAGCGCACAACGATGCTCGGCGGTAACCTCGAAACCCACGCGACCCCTGATGGCGGATGGATCGTGCACGCCGTGCTACCGTTCGACGCGGAAGCGGATGTCGCTGCACGTGCCGAAGGGAACGCATGACCATCTCCGTTGTCATCGCTGATGACCAGACAATGGTGCGCGCCGGATTTGCCGCGCTTCTCGACGCACAGAACGGTATTCAGGTGGTCGGGCAGGCCGCGGACGGCATCGAAGCCGTCGACCTTGTGCGACGCGAGAAGCCAGACGTGGTTCTCATGGACGTCAGGATGCCGGAACTCGACGGGCTCGAAGCAACACGTCGCATCCTCTCCCCTGCGCATCCGCTCCCCCACGTGCCGCGCGTGATCATGCTCACAACATTTGATATTGACGACTACGTCTACGAGGCTCTCCAGTCGGGCGCGAGCGGCTTTCTGCTCAAGGACTCCCTGCCGGACGAACTCGTGCAGGCCGTGCGTGTCGTTGCAGCCGGTGATGCCCTTCTGGCCCCGAGCATCACGAGACGACTCATCGAGCAATTCGGCCAGAGTCGCCCGTCGACGCCGCGAGCACACCTGGAGCTGAACGCCCTCACAACGCGTGAACGCGAGGTGCTTACGCTAATCGGCTCTGGCCGTTCGAATGGCGAGATCGCCACGGACCTCTTCATCTCAGAGCAGACCGTCAAGACACACGTAGGGAAGATCCTGCAGAAGCTGCAGCTCCGCGATCGCGTCCACGCAGTGATCTTTGCCTACGACGCGGGTTTGGTCACGCCCGCAAGCTGAGTGTGAATGGCCTGACAATGGCTGGGCATGGCTTGAACTGCGGCACTCGCTGAGGAATCGTGGCACGCACATACCCGCAACCGGAAGGAGAGCTTGTGCTCACCCTCACCGACAATGCAAGCACCATCGTCAAGACGATTGCCTCGCAGGCGACCGGCGAAGACGATGCAGGACTGCGAATCAGCAGTCAGACGGAGCCAGGCAGCGGCGATTTCGCCGTCGATGTGGCTGCGTCACCCGAAACCGAAGACCAGGTGGTGGAGGCCGGTGGCGCACGAGTCTTCCTCGAGGAGGGCGCAGCCGTCGCCCTCGATGACAAGGTGCTCGACGCCGAGGTCAATGCCGAGGGCGCCGTGAGCTTCTCGATCGGCAACCAGCAGACCGTCTGAGCCCTGCAAGCTTCACGCTGCCTCACCCCCTCGTAGGGTGAGGCAGCGTTGTTTTTCACCCCGGCGTCCGATGCCAGCCGTGGCACCACGTTCATAGTCTTCTGAGTAGCTCATCTACCAGGAGGCGCACATGACCACCCTTGCACCGCTCCAGGCCGTCACTGCGGGGCGCCGACGCTCACCGCGCGATGCCGGAATCGATCTGGTTCGCGCCGTCTGCCTTGCCATTGTGGTTGCGCTGCATTCGCTGATGGTCGGTGTCAGCCTCGGGTCGAATGGTCCTGTCTTCGAGAACGCTGCCGAAGGGCACGCCTGGTTCATTCCTGTCTCGTTCTTCGTGCAGGTGATGCCGCTCTTCTTCATCGTCGGAGGCTTCTCGACGCGGCTCGCGTACCGCTCGGCGCGGTCGCGCGGCACAGGAGCTGCCGGATTCGTCGCCGGTCGCGTGCAACGTCTGCTTGGTCCCGCCATCGTCATGATCGCCGTCGTTGGTGTCTCTCTGCTCACTATGACCATTGCCGGCATTCCGGCTGACATGGTCGCCGAAGCGGGGTTCCGCATCAGCCAGCCACTGTGGTTCCTCGGCGTGTATCTCGGCATCCAGGCTCTCGCTCCCGCGATGATCACCGCGCATGAGCGAGCCCCACGCATCACGCTCGCGCTCCTTGCACTTTCGGTGATCGGTGTGGATGTCGCGGCAGCAACAACGGGCATCGGCGGGATTGCGCTGCTGAACCTCGGCTTCGTGTGGCTGCTCGTGCAACAGCTTGGATTCTGGCTCGCCGATGGCCAAATCGATTCGTTGAGCGTTCGCGCTCGCGCAGCCATCGGCATCGGCGCTCTTGTCTCACTGATCGCCGTGATCGCGGTGGGGATCTATCCGGCTAACATGTACGCCGCGCTGAACCCGCCCTCCGCAGCGCTCATCCTACTCGGAATCGCACAGCTCGCCGCACTATCACTGGCTCGGCCGTGGCTCCGGCGCGTTGCAGAACGCGAGCTGGTGCGCGACGTGGCCTCGTGGATCAATGCACGCTCGATGACGATCTACCTGTGGCATATGCCTCTGCTCATCGCTCTCGCCGCGATCGGCCTCGTCGGCGCTATGAACGGGGTGCTCCCTCTGCCCGATCCCGGCACAGGCGCCTGGTGGGCAACGCGACCGATCTGGATTGCACTCGCGTTCGTCGCCACGGCACTCGTCTCGCAGTTCGCGGGCCGGTGGGAGCGCCGTGCAATGCCGACACCGACAGCATCCACACGTCGTGCCGTCATTGCGAGCATCGCCGGCGTGCTCAGCGCAGTTGTTCTGCTGGTCAGCGGCATCACCGTCGTGACGGCGATCATGAGCGTGCTGCTGATGCGGGTGGCACTGGCCACCGCAGCAAACCCTCCTCTGGGTGGACGCAGCCGATACCAGAGGGTGATGCTCTCGACCTCGCCTCACGCATAGTTTTCAAGGGTGGACATCGTGAACGAATTCATCATGCAGGCCATTTCCTCTCCGTGGCTGTACGCGGTGATGTTTGCCGTCGCTGTAATCGACGGCTTTTTCCCGCCTATTCCGAGCGAGACAGTGCTCGTGGCTGCGGCAGCCGTCGCTGTGTCGACGGGCAGCACCAACCTCGTGCTGCTGTGCGCCATCGCCGCGATCGGCGCCGCGATCGGCGACAACATCGCGTTCACGATCGGCCGCTCCATCGGCATCCGCCGGTTCTCGTGGATGCGCCGACCCCGCGTTGCCGCGTCGTTTGACTGGGCAAGTCGAACCCTCAGCCGTTCGGGTGCCGGTCTCATCATCGGCGCCCGTTACATTCCCGTCGGGCGCGTCGCCGTCAACATGAGCGCCGGTGCCTTGCGATACCCACGTCGCCGCTTCATCCCCCTGAGCGTTGTCGCCGGCGCCATGTGGGCAGCCTACTCTGCGTGCATCGGGCTCGTCGCGGGCAATCTCGTGAAAGACAATCCGTTGCTCGGCGCCGTGATCGGCATCGTTCTGGCCCTGGTAATCGGCTTCGTGATTGACCGGGTAGCCGCGGCACGTCGCCGTCGACGCGAGGCGGCCCGCATGTCAGCCGAGCTCGACGCCGCCCGCGACTCCACGCGCGTTTCCGCGGATGCGTCGTGACAGCTCTCGGGCGACAGCAGTAATTCGATCGACATAGTCGCGTGGCTCGGCACGGCCCTGCTCGACAGTGATGGCGATGGATGCCGCAGGCCAACCGACGTGGTCGGTCACAGCCACGCCGACTGACGCCAGGCCGCGCGTGATCTCACCGTCTTCTGACGCGAATCCACTGAGCCGCGTCACGTCGAGCAGCCGCCTCAGTTCTGAATATCGGCGCGGGCCGATGCCCGTGCGATCGACGAACGCCGATGTGTCGGGGAAGAGAGCCCGCACCTGGTGCTTCGGCAGCTGAGCGAGCATCGCACGGCCTGTGGCCGCGAGCTGCGCAGGGAGGCGAACTCCCACGTCGCTGACGAGGTGCGGCCTGCGTGGCGCGCGCTCCTCAACGATGTACAAAACGTCGCGGCCGTGCAGCACGGCGAGGTGTGCGTTCTCGCCAATGTCATCGACGAGCGCCGCGAGCAGAGGTCGGCCGAGTCGGCTCAGAGGTTCGTGGCGCGCATAGCCGCCCGAGAGCTCGAACGCCGCGACTCCAAGGCCCCAACGGTGATCCTCTGGCAGATGTACGACGTAGCCCTGGCGCTGCATCTCTGCGAGCAGTTGATAGACAGTTGAGCGCGGCACGCCGAGACTCGAGGCGATTCGTGCCGCGGCGACAGGACCACGTTGTCTGGCGAGAAAGGTCAAGATGCGCAGCGTCTGATCGGCAGCAGGAGCTTTGCTCATGAGGCATCCTTTCTTTTCTGTGTTTGCCGTGCGCTGACGTACGCGTCCGGGATATCGGACACCACTGCCAGTATGCCTGTTCTCGTAGGGCTTGCGGTGCTGTGGAATCAAGGTATGAGCACCACGCTGACCACACACGACGCCGTCATACTCGGTGCAGAGACAACCCACACCGCGCTGCTGACTCCCGACGAGCTCGTGAGCGTTGCCCGGGACGGTGCCCGTGTCGAGCTCTCGCCCGATGCCGCAGCCGCCATCTCCGCTTCGCGGCAGACCATCGAGAGTCTCGCTGCGACGAGCGAGCCGCACTACGGAATCTCCACAGGCTTCGGCGCCCTGGCGACGACGTTCATCGACACGGAACAGCGTACGCAGCTGCAACAGGGCCTCATTCGCTCGCATGCCGCTGGCTCGGGCACCGAAGTGGAGCGCGAGGTGGTGCGTGCGCTCATGCTGCTGCGGCTGAAGACGCTCGCCACCGGCCGCACTGGTGTTCGCCTTGAGACCGCTCAAGCCTACGCTAACGTGCTGAATGCCGGAATCACTCCCGTCGTGCGCGAGTACGGCTCGCTCGGATGTTCGGGCGACCTCGCGCCGCTCTCGCATTGCGCCCTCGCCGTGATGGGCGAAGGCCAGGTGCGCGATGCATCGGGAACCGTGCGCGAGGCCGCCGATGCACTCGCCGATGCGGGACTCCAGCCGGTCGTTCTCGCTGAGAAGGAGGGGCTTGCGCTCATCAACGGCACCGACGGGATGCTCGGAATGCTGCTGCTTGCACTGCATGACATCCGGATGCTGCTGCGCACAGCCGACATCGCTGCGGCGCTCAGCGTGGAGTCGCTGCTCGGCACCGACCGAGTGTTTGCCGACGACCTGCAGCGGCTCCGCCCGCAGCACGGGCAGGGACGTTCCGCCACGAATCTGCGCGCACTGCTGGGTGGATCGCCCATCGTTGCCTCGCATCGCGGCCCAGAAGACCCGAGCGTGCAAGACGCGTATTCGCTGCGTTGCGCCCCGCAGGTGCATGGCGCCGCACGTGATACCGCTGCGCACGCGGCTTCCGTCGCCGCTGCCGAGCTGGCCAGCGCTGTCGACAATCCCGTCGTCACACTCGACGGTCGCGTTGAGTCGAACGGCAACTTTCACGGAGCCCCCGTCGCCTACGTGCTGGACTTTCTCGCGATCGCCGCCGCCGACGTCGCTTCAATGTCGGAGCGCCGAACAGACCGCCATCTCGACCCGAGCCGCAGCAGGGGACTCCCGGCGTTTCTCGCGCACGACGCCGGCGTCGACTCCGGGCTCATGATCGCGCAGTACACAGCTGCGGGCATCGTGAGCGAGCTGAAGCGCCTTGCTGTTCCGGCATCCGTCGACTCGATCCCCTCGTCGGCGATGCAGGAGGATCACGTGTCGATGGGTTGGGCTGCCGCACGCAAGCTGCGGCGCGCCATCGACGGGCTCACGCGGGTGCTCGCCATCGAAGTGATGACGGGATGCCGCTCGCTCGACCTTCGGGCGCCACTCACACCCGGGCGCGCGACAAATGCCGTGCTCTCCTGTGTGCGCGAAAGGGTAGACGGCCCAGGACCCGACCGCATTGTGTCAGACGAGATCGAGGCCGTCGTCGAACTGGTGCGCACTGGTCGCATCGTCGCCGCCGCAGAGAGCGAAATAGGAGAACTGCAATGACGCACGATACGACTCCTTCCGATCACGCCCCACGCGAGGTTCACGCACCGCGGGGAACGACGCTTACCGCCAAGAGCTGGCAGACCGAAGCTCCGCTGCGAATGCTCATGAACAACCTCGACCCCGAGGTTGCCGAGCGACCAGATGACCTCGTGGTCTATGGCGGAACCGGGCGCGCCGCGCGCAGCTGGGACGCGTTCGACGCGATCTGCAGCACACTCGAGGATCTCGAGGCAGATGAAACCCTCCTCGTGCAATCGGGCAAACCCGTCGGCGTCTTCCGCACGCACGAGTGGGCACCCCGAGTGCTCATCGCCAACTCGAACCTCGTACCAGACTGGGCGACGTGGCCCGAATTCCGTCGGCTCGAAGCCGAGGGCCTCACCATGTACGGGCAGATGACGGCCGGCAGCTGGATCTACATCGGAACCCAGGGCATTCTGCAGGGAACGTACGAGACGTTCGCCGCTGTGGCACGTTCGCTGCAGACACGCGGCCGCAGCGACGGAACCCTCGCCGGAACCCTCA
The Paramicrobacterium chengjingii DNA segment above includes these coding regions:
- a CDS encoding DEAD/DEAH box helicase, encoding MPKNKKPAGGRPARNFDPDYMANRRAHQAKKGGPRPGSRSPGHRGYRTPEESPKKERWDAAERAERAEQRRAGDRRDEQPQRRFDRDERPQRRDNRDGRPRRQFDREDRPRRDDRDSRGSRFQRDDRPQRRDSRDDRPPRRFDRDDRPHRRSDRDERPQRRQFDRNDRPQRRFDNGERPQRRQFDRDERPQRRDIDRSERPQRRASRDDRPQRRDSFAPRETPQHFTPHDDVVLERLEAEAIQASDVEGVSFGDLGLGENIVRTLGELGAASPFPIQAATIPDVLAGKDVLGRGRTGSGKTIAFGAPLVERLLENRGGTKRDMGRKPRALILAPTRELALQIDRTVQPIARSVGLFTTQIYGGVPQGRQVGALKRGVDIVIGTPGRIEDLIEQGRLDLSDVKVSVLDEADHMCDLGFLEPVQRILRRTAPAGQKLLFSATLDTGVAALVTEFLVDPTVHEVAGEDQDSGSIDHRVLVALREDKVQLLSELADRDEKTLIFTRTRAYAEQLVDELEDTGVRAVALHGDLSQGRRQRNLERLTSGRVKVLVATDVAARGIHVDDITLVIQADMPDEYKTYLHRSGRTGRAGKTGRVVTVIPRNRRRRMEDLLSRAEIDAPIVDAFPGDDVIDEIAGRPTIADLTS
- a CDS encoding sensor histidine kinase; translated protein: MVQERTFPLWLWITVGSVSVTLYSIAVPVNAVLYQVPVAIAFVLSAFTAGSLPLALRMPRTAIALFSLGLLGNGILSGHDRDPFWPGPVPVLEIITLALFIALIVYSRGWKLAAIAWLIAAAVAVSLPPLSGRNSSPAYTGAETADLIVTFSIAAAAYVIALLIAGRATIRDELAREKEVSAEEQARRQLIEERSRIARELHDVVAHSMSVIQVQASTAKYRLTDLDVPVVAEFDDIAASARSALAEMRRLLGTLRPDGQDAERMPQRTIGDIPGLVEGTRRSGIGIDLSIDDDLRGAPLSAQVAVFRIVQEAISNALRHAPGSRISVSVARSNTSGLVISVINSAPLSAPVDAAGGGHGIIGMRERTTMLGGNLETHATPDGGWIVHAVLPFDAEADVAARAEGNA
- a CDS encoding Fe-S cluster assembly protein HesB, with amino-acid sequence MARTYPQPEGELVLTLTDNASTIVKTIASQATGEDDAGLRISSQTEPGSGDFAVDVAASPETEDQVVEAGGARVFLEEGAAVALDDKVLDAEVNAEGAVSFSIGNQQTV
- the hutH gene encoding histidine ammonia-lyase, producing the protein MSTTLTTHDAVILGAETTHTALLTPDELVSVARDGARVELSPDAAAAISASRQTIESLAATSEPHYGISTGFGALATTFIDTEQRTQLQQGLIRSHAAGSGTEVEREVVRALMLLRLKTLATGRTGVRLETAQAYANVLNAGITPVVREYGSLGCSGDLAPLSHCALAVMGEGQVRDASGTVREAADALADAGLQPVVLAEKEGLALINGTDGMLGMLLLALHDIRMLLRTADIAAALSVESLLGTDRVFADDLQRLRPQHGQGRSATNLRALLGGSPIVASHRGPEDPSVQDAYSLRCAPQVHGAARDTAAHAASVAAAELASAVDNPVVTLDGRVESNGNFHGAPVAYVLDFLAIAAADVASMSERRTDRHLDPSRSRGLPAFLAHDAGVDSGLMIAQYTAAGIVSELKRLAVPASVDSIPSSAMQEDHVSMGWAAARKLRRAIDGLTRVLAIEVMTGCRSLDLRAPLTPGRATNAVLSCVRERVDGPGPDRIVSDEIEAVVELVRTGRIVAAAESEIGELQ
- a CDS encoding acyltransferase family protein — protein: MTTLAPLQAVTAGRRRSPRDAGIDLVRAVCLAIVVALHSLMVGVSLGSNGPVFENAAEGHAWFIPVSFFVQVMPLFFIVGGFSTRLAYRSARSRGTGAAGFVAGRVQRLLGPAIVMIAVVGVSLLTMTIAGIPADMVAEAGFRISQPLWFLGVYLGIQALAPAMITAHERAPRITLALLALSVIGVDVAAATTGIGGIALLNLGFVWLLVQQLGFWLADGQIDSLSVRARAAIGIGALVSLIAVIAVGIYPANMYAALNPPSAALILLGIAQLAALSLARPWLRRVAERELVRDVASWINARSMTIYLWHMPLLIALAAIGLVGAMNGVLPLPDPGTGAWWATRPIWIALAFVATALVSQFAGRWERRAMPTPTASTRRAVIASIAGVLSAVVLLVSGITVVTAIMSVLLMRVALATAANPPLGGRSRYQRVMLSTSPHA
- a CDS encoding IclR family transcriptional regulator, producing MSKAPAADQTLRILTFLARQRGPVAAARIASSLGVPRSTVYQLLAEMQRQGYVVHLPEDHRWGLGVAAFELSGGYARHEPLSRLGRPLLAALVDDIGENAHLAVLHGRDVLYIVEERAPRRPHLVSDVGVRLPAQLAATGRAMLAQLPKHQVRALFPDTSAFVDRTGIGPRRYSELRRLLDVTRLSGFASEDGEITRGLASVGVAVTDHVGWPAASIAITVEQGRAEPRDYVDRITAVARELSRRIRGNARGVAGGVELG
- a CDS encoding DedA family protein, which codes for MNEFIMQAISSPWLYAVMFAVAVIDGFFPPIPSETVLVAAAAVAVSTGSTNLVLLCAIAAIGAAIGDNIAFTIGRSIGIRRFSWMRRPRVAASFDWASRTLSRSGAGLIIGARYIPVGRVAVNMSAGALRYPRRRFIPLSVVAGAMWAAYSACIGLVAGNLVKDNPLLGAVIGIVLALVIGFVIDRVAAARRRRREAARMSAELDAARDSTRVSADAS
- a CDS encoding response regulator, with product MTISVVIADDQTMVRAGFAALLDAQNGIQVVGQAADGIEAVDLVRREKPDVVLMDVRMPELDGLEATRRILSPAHPLPHVPRVIMLTTFDIDDYVYEALQSGASGFLLKDSLPDELVQAVRVVAAGDALLAPSITRRLIEQFGQSRPSTPRAHLELNALTTREREVLTLIGSGRSNGEIATDLFISEQTVKTHVGKILQKLQLRDRVHAVIFAYDAGLVTPAS
- a CDS encoding GlsB/YeaQ/YmgE family stress response membrane protein, which translates into the protein MNFIAFLILGLIAGAIAKMILPGKQGGGWIVTLLLGVVGAFLGGWLGNMIFGVGVDEFWSISSWLLAIGGAIIVLLIWGLIFGRKSKTA